The stretch of DNA GTAATAAAGTGTTTCCCAAGTAtccttctctcatctgtaaagtggttTTGTAAAGTAGTACATACCTCTTAAGGTTGTGATGAAGATTACCAGAGTTAATACTTACAGGCCATTTAAAACACAATCTGGTACATGATAAGACTtagataaatgtttgttaaatgaagacATCGGAATAGAGCATCAGGCAGGTCATTGGGTCAGCACAAACTAGACTTCTAAGAAACCCATGGAAGAACCCAGGTTTCCAAGATTTTCAATATTCATTTACTATCAAAGTATTCTGTCCACATTGTTTAAAAGTTTCTAATCTAATGATCCAGAACATTGTGATTGAAGCCATTCTCAGAATAATTATTCTCAGAATAATTCTGTTGCCTTGAATATAAGTACTTTCCTAGTATACTTTTGGTCCGGGGAGGGATTTATATTGGCATCTAGCAATGTTATCCTTCTGATGGTCTCTGACAGATGGTGCTGATGGGGAAACAGAAGCTGGAGAAGCACAACAGAATAAAAGTGTCACTTACGATCTCTCGAAATTGGTAAACTATCCAGGTTTTAATATATCTACTCCCAGAGGAATTCCAGATGTAAGTATACCATGTTTTTATTCTTATGGGATATAACATTATTGTAAGGATTGTTAAGAATTGTTAgcgtataaaaaaaaaaagaatcgttAGCTTATGTAGCAGTTACACTGTGACATGAAGAAGTAAATGTGTTACTTGTTCAGCTTTGTAACTTCCTATATGTTGTCTAGAATCTTAAGTGATACCTTGtgttcattcaaaaaaatttttttctgatttatgcCCTACGAAAAGGagttaaaatgattaaattctgtaaatctaaaactgttctaaaattatgctttaaaaacatGGGATGGTTCTGAGGCAGTATTGTAAGTTCTTTGGAATTACTTGGAAAGTAAATTTATGCCTTTAATAAATCTAAGTTAATATAACTCCTTTTCCTATCCAGTAATTCCTTTTCCGCTTTTTTCATTCCAAAGTAAAATTTCTCATTCCATATGAGAATGGTTTCtgcatttatttaatcttttccaACTTTCATCTTCTATTTCAAGACTCAACAATGACCTGTTGTGGTGATGGTGTGgttgtattttaagtttatttatttatatcgtgagagagagagcgagagcgcgccTGTGTGCGTGCCCAagcctgggagggacagaggaaggagagcaagaatcccaagcaggctttgcactgtcagcgaagagcctgacacagggctcgaactcctgaaccatgaggtcatgacctgagccaaagtcagatgcataaacggactgagccacctaggcacgtGATGTGGTGGTTgcataaaaaaatgcatttttaggtGTTCGTAGGAACTGGGAAGCAAAGAAACCAAAGGTCCGACCTTAGAGTCTAGTGAACAGATATGAAGACAAGTATGTAATTAATTAAGAGCTAAACTGCATGGCACAAACCATCAGTGCCTCTGGAAATGGTCCTAGTACCAGCCGACCTCAGAGTCCTCTGGGGAGTGCTCGGTTGaagtatgcctttttttttttttttaatttttctattattgttgttattattattatatttttaaagtttattttgagagagagagcaagagagagagaaaatcccaagcagcactGTACCAGCatcactgagcctgacatggcgctcaaactcacaagctgcaagatcatgacctgaaccaagatcaagagtcagacatttaaccaactgagctaccaaggcatccctttttaagtttgtttatttttgaggggggggaagaggggcagagagagagagggaatctgacgtggacttgaacccgtgaactatgagatgacctcagccaaagttggacgctcaactgactgagccacccaggcgtgccctttttttttttttttttttctttttttaattttagagagagtgggtGTGACTagggaaagggatagagagagggcgagggaatcttaagcaggctccacactcagtgcagagcccaacacggggctcgatcctacaaccccgggatcatgacctgagctgaaatcaagagccgatcgttcaaccaactgagccacccaggcaccccggaaatgCACATTCTTGAGTCCCACCCTTAGACTTAACTGACTTGACCCTGGAATCTGGAGGTTTGACAGGAGCCCCAAATGATTCTTCTTGAGAACCCCTACTGCACGTGCTCAtagagatgagagagaaggaagggatgtTGAACCTTAAAGATGAGTGCCGGGTTTGGAAAGGGAAAGAACAGAAGCTGGAAAGTGGTAGGAGAGGTGAGCCTTGAGGGACCCTGTAAGCCGGGCCAGTGCCTGCAAGGACGGGGAGAGGGAGGCCGGAAGAGAGTCCGCTCGTCACTGAGTACAGCTTCTGCTTGTAGTAGGTGGAACCTTTTGGGGCCAAGTGATTTTGTCAAGTAAGCTTTTAGTGTTCACTTCCGATCATGTTGCCGGCAGGGTTGGGtggctgggttttttgttttgttttgtttttccttcaatgCACCATCCTTTTCGTTAATTccccagaaaaggaaatgtaatttgagacctccattttacagaatgtCAAAGTATGATGTTTTCCAAATACaggcttgttttttttccttgtcttctcaCCATTAGGAATGGAGGATGTTTGGGTCCATACCGATGCAGGCGTGTCAGCAGAAGGACGTGTTTGCCAATTACCTGACTTCTAACTTCCAAGCGGTAAATAGCTTCTCAGGGTGAGGTTGATAAAAATTGATTGCCTTTTGTTGGTGGACTTTTGTAACTCATCAGCGTCTTCTTGCTCTTTGGCTTTGCTTCGAAAGCACTCTGTGCCTTCTGATGCATCCAAAGGAAAAGGGCGGCTACATTCACCATTTACCTACGCTTTGCTCCACATTGGTTTTCTGCGGGGTGGAAGGGAAGGACTGGAGTCTCCTTCTTCTGCCCCATTAACTTGTGCTTGGCTTGGCCCCTCCATCAGCCGAGCATGAGGTCTGGCAGCAAGAGGTCTTCATCCCAGTCCAGCCCAAGCAGTCcaaagaagcagaggaaggagagcagCTCAGCAGCCTCCCCCGCGGACATGGAGCTCGACTCAGGTGGGTCTCCTCCTGTGGTCTCAATCTCACTGAGAAGGTAGAGGGATTGTGCACGCTCCTGAGTTCCAGGAGGAAGGCTGGGCCGGTTTGAGCACTAATGAAATGCTTTGATTCTGTCCTTGGAGATGAGAGTGACACCCCCTCGTACTGATAAAAGGTAAGGTGGGAGACAGCTTGGTGTGAGGGCCATGCCGGCCGGTTAACTGAGTTCCTGAGTCAGGCGATCCTTGCCGCCCAGTCCCAGTGGTCCTGATCCGGACCAGGCCCTCGGAtgggggcagggccctgggaCAGGCAGTGGAGAGTGTCCCGCTTCGGCAGCTCTATCccaagaggaggaagggcagagctgAGCCAGGCTTTCCCAGGGAAGAAGGACCATGAGGAAAACCTGCCCTCCTGGAAATGCACAGTGGAACAAAGGACTTGCCCTCTGATACTCCTCtggctttttattctcttaatccTCTGGGCTTAACCATGGAAGTGGTGGCCATGCAGGACTGTGACAGCCCTTCTCAGCATGTCAGCCAGCAGTGGGTCAGGACAGTCATGCACGCACCTTTCCGAGACCCCCCCCTCTAGAACTGTCCACGCTTCCTTTGGGCTTCCCCTTGGGACTGCTGGGGTGTAGTTTAGATGTTGCCCCCAGAAAGCTCTGGAATGAATCAGAACTTTATGTTAACTTGATAAATTCCAAAGCTGCTCTGAGTCCCAGACTGAAAACTCATTCCTTGCTCTACCTCCCATCCTAAAATATGCCCAGCCACTTTGGTCCTTATAGCTGGCACATGTTTTGAAGTGAGATTAAATGGCAACATTAAGATACAAtgaatgttggggcacctgggtggctcagtctgttaagtgtccgactcctggttttggctcagggcatgacctcacagttcatgtgcaggagacccgcattgggctctgcgctgaattttctctctctctctttctctgcccctcctgcacacatgctcgctcgctctctccctctctcagaataaataaactttaaaaaaaaggaaaaagaagataaaatgaatGTAGATACCTTAATAATAAGATGCTATCTATTAATGTAAATTGCCCTGATTTGATTGTGAGGGATTCACCTGTCTTATTTTCAAATTCCCAGAGAAAATTTAAAGGTCACAGATTAAATCCCCTTAAAATCCAAAATCAAAGCCCCCCAAAccattttccccaattttttacACTGCTTAGTCTCAGCCATAggagttcttttttgtttttaatttttttttttaacgttttgtttatttttgagacagggagagacagagcatgaacagggagggtcagagagagggagacacagaaccaaaacaggctccaggctctgagctgtcagcacagagcctgacgcggggcttgaactcacggaccacgagatcatgacctgagccaaagtcggccgcttaaccgactgagccacccaggcgcccctcagccatAGGAGTTCTTGATGCCAGAGTTCACACGCCAGGCTTTTAGTACCTACAGCCTGACATCAGTGTCCATtctcacttttttattttgccCGAAGCAGTGCTCAAATACGAAtcacgcgatcatgacctgagctgaaatctaagggtcggatgcttaactgattgagccacccaggctccccccaaccttttttaaagtatattttttgaatttgccTAATTTTTAAAACCTGTGCTGTTTTGGATACCTCTACTAGACCCTGAGGATAGGAAGATTCATGAGACACAACTGCCGCCCTTAGTTTCCACTCTGCGTGGAAACTGCGCCACCTAGGGCGTGCAGAGGTATAAATCCCATTTTGATATAAATGTGGTGACCTGTGGTGATCCATACAGAGCCCCAGAGCTGGTTACACCTATTTTAGTGTCAGAGGGGACAAACCAGGCAGCTGTGCTGGATGAGGTCGTAGACCCCGATCAAGAAGGACTTTGAGCTGCGTCCGGAGGGATAAATTCAGGGATTTACCATGGAGATGAGCAGGGTTAGGACATTTGAGTCCATGGGAAATGCAGATGCAGACGCGTGAGACATCACGGCGCACTGGTCCAAAAGCAGAGTGACACCTGGGGTTTCAGCCTGGCAGAAGAAATAACGTGGTGCAAGGAGGCAAATTCGTGGTCACAGAGGGCCTTGTGAGGCACAGAGGAGATCAGATCAGCCTTTGTCCTGATGGAAAGCACTGAAGGTTTCTAATGAAGTGGGAAGGTTAATGGGCCCAGACTCATGCTTCACAAAGATAGTAGTTTGGAGAATGGATATAAGGAAGAGGAGTCCAAAGCACAGACGATGCCAGGATTCCTGACATAATGTCTTGGCTGCGACGGTCTGCCAGAGAGAGTAGGCCCCAGGGAGCCGAGGACTGGGGGCGGGGTGCAGAGGGAGACGAGGGCCTCTCTGGCGATTGGCAGGTTCCGTGTGGGAGACTTCAGCCAGATACCACTGGTGGCACCATAGTGGGAACAGCATGAAGGAGCGGAGTCCGGATTCGAGGAAAAGGTCGGATCTGTTGCGTCTGGGACATATAGGTGGTGATGACCATTGACCCGTGAGCTACACGAACCTGCAGttgaggcaggcaggcaggaccaGAGGTGCAGAACTGGGGAATAAGCCAGAGTGTACCCCACCCCGTCTCCTCAGTTTTGTCTCCTTCAGCAGTCCCGCCAGCAGCGTTTCCAGCCGTTGTCCCACCACACTTTCCCAGGAACCCCGTTCTGCAGCTCCCGCAGACAGCCTGGGGACCACTCGCGCCTCCGGCCGGCCTCCGTGCCCACTCTCTGTTCCCTCACTCTGAAACGCTGCATGGGTCATGGGGCCAACGGGTGGATTTCCCTTTCCTTCAAGCTCCTGGTGCCGGAAGAGCCTGTGGCGCTCCCTGCGGGCGTTCCTTCCAGGTGCTGGTGGTTATGGAGCCTCCAGGGCGTCCCCTCTCCAGCCGGTGACTCTCCGGGCACACCTGAGTTCAGACACCAACTGCTGTGACAGCTGGAAGTATCAcagcttttttctttcagatgCGGAGGTCCCTCACGGCTCTCCCAGCGGGGAAGCTTTCCAGTTTCAGCCACCGCTGCCCCCTGGcactccccctcctctgccccaggggACTCCGCCGCCCATCTTCACCCCTCCGCTCCCCAAGGGCACCCCGCCACCGACTCCCAGCGACTCACCCCAGACCAGGACAGCGTCGGCAGCTATGGATGAGGACTCACTGACTCTGGAAGAACTTGAAGAGCAGCAGAGGCGGATATGGGCGGCCCTCGAGCAGGCCGAGAGTGTGAACAGTGATTCCGATATTCCCGTGGACACACCTTTAACTGGGAATTCGGTTGCCTCTTCGCCTTGTCCAAATGAGCTAGACCTCCCTGTCCCAGAGGGAAAACCCTCTGAAAAGCAGATGCCTGATGAGCCCGAGGTACCAGACACTTGTACAAAAAAGTCGGAAGTTGAACATTCTCTGAGCCCAGACTCTGAGCCGACGTTGCTTtgccagaaggaaaaggaagagtccATTCAGATGGACTCTAAAGGTGATGCCCTTCTTGATAATGGCAACGTTGTGTCGAACTGTGACATTAGTAATGGAGGCAGTCAGAAGCTCCTTCGTGTGGACTCCAGTCCTTCAGCAGCCACTAAAGTTCATAGTCCTGTACCTGACATGAGCAAGTTTGCAACTGGAATAACGCCGTTTGAATTTGAGAACATGGCAGAATCCACTGGAATGTACCTCAGGATAAGAAACTTGTTAAAGAACTCGCCCCGAAaccagcagaaaaacaaaaaggcttcTGAATAACTCCTTGACAAAGCGCCACGAGCTATTTAATTATCTGTAACTTTGTGTTCTGTTCATTAGTACCAAATGGAGATGAGATTGTTTTCCTATTTGTCCCTCCCATGTTCAAAAATCTATCCAAGGCTTAATTGTGGCCTTAAGTCGGGCctattttaaagaacagaaagacCGGGCTTGCTGgtttactatattttattcttattgctAAAAACTTGCGGGGACGGGATGTAAGTCCGAGCTGGTTTAGAGATAGTTCGTTAAGGTTTATACTACTTTTGGGTCGTGAGTGTCTGTCAGGAGTGATggtttttatctgtcttttgtaCGTTGATTTCCCTTTCTACATTTTGCTAATTACCCTGTATATAAGTTTaatatatcactttttaaaaagaaaaaaattctaaccattttaaatgcatatttcaaCTCTGACaaccaaatgagaaaaatcaggGATGAGCAGCTTTATCCCATTTGGGGTATTTTTGTAAGTGATTTACACACATCAATTTTAATaacacttttactttttttgtaactTCATTCTTCATATAAGTTTGCTATACAGGTGCGTTCATCTTTGTGTACAAAGGTTTAATAAATTAGCTTTCATATACATAATCTAAGACTTTGAATACAAAAAAAGTGATTCACAGTTAGTGTACCCAACGTTGTAAGTTTGGAAGTAAATTATGTGGTTGCAAAAGTTAGTGGTAGCAAAGAAAATCTAGGAAAATGCAAGTTTGAGTGTTTTCAGTGTTATTTCAGCCTTAACTGTAGAGACAGCAAAATCTTTTAAagtacttattttgaaaaaaaaaaaaaatgagggcagCTAGCCTTTGtacaaaaaaaaccttccaaattTGAACCTTAAGATAattaatgcttaaaaataaaaaataggcataAACAAATTGCTTTTAATTGTCAGATATATAACATGGAGATGAATTAtggtttttttgtatttaaatggaATGCCATCACATTGTTACAGTCGCATCCCTGAAAATAAACATACAGCTGATCTTGAACTTTTAGTCTCAGGTAGTGTGATCTTGCTCTGAGGCCAGCAGAGGGAGCCAACTACAGCCATTCTGGACCATTCcagatttccttttcattttgaggACTTGAATAACCAAATTTACTCTTCtataaagaataaagggaaagacAATCGTATGAAAAGGACAGTTTATTTTCAAGACCCTCACAGAACATGCTAGAAATTGAGTAAAACGTTAAGTCCTTTTTGGCTTCTTTCTCTGTGTTGAA from Felis catus isolate Fca126 chromosome D3, F.catus_Fca126_mat1.0, whole genome shotgun sequence encodes:
- the ZCCHC8 gene encoding zinc finger CCHC domain-containing protein 8 isoform X1; protein product: MAAEVDFGDLELFEAFDHPEESIPKPVHTRFKDDDGDEEDENGVGDAELRERLRQCEETIEQLRAENQELKRKLNILTRPSGILVNDTKLDGPLLQILFMNNVISKQYHQEIEEFVSNLVKRFEEQQKNDVEKTSFNLLPQPSSVMLEEDHKVEESCAIKNNKEAFSVVGSVLYFTNFCLDKLGQPLLNENPQLTEGWEIPKYQQVFSHIVSLEGQEIQVKAKRPKPHCFNCGSEEHQMKDCPMPRNAARISEKRKAYLDACSETNSQNFQQRYHAEEVEERFGRFKPGVISEELQDALGVTDKSLPPFIYRMRQLGYPPGWLKEAELEGSGLALYDGKDGADGETEAGEAQQNKSVTYDLSKLVNYPGFNISTPRGIPDEWRMFGSIPMQACQQKDVFANYLTSNFQAPSMRSGSKRSSSQSSPSSPKKQRKESSSAASPADMELDSDAEVPHGSPSGEAFQFQPPLPPGTPPPLPQGTPPPIFTPPLPKGTPPPTPSDSPQTRTASAAMDEDSLTLEELEEQQRRIWAALEQAESVNSDSDIPVDTPLTGNSVASSPCPNELDLPVPEGKPSEKQMPDEPEVPDTCTKKSEVEHSLSPDSEPTLLCQKEKEESIQMDSKGDALLDNGNVVSNCDISNGGSQKLLRVDSSPSAATKVHSPVPDMSKFATGITPFEFENMAESTGMYLRIRNLLKNSPRNQQKNKKASE
- the ZCCHC8 gene encoding zinc finger CCHC domain-containing protein 8 isoform X3, giving the protein MAAEVDFGDLELFEAFDHPEESIPKPVHTRFKDDDGDEEDENGVGDAELRERLRQCEETIEQLRAENQELKRKLNILTRPSGILVNDTKLDGPLLQILFMNNVISKQYHQEIEEFVSNLVKRFEEQQKNDVEKTSFNLLPQPSSVMLEEDHKVEESCAIKNNKEAFSPRNAARISEKRKAYLDACSETNSQNFQQRYHAEEVEERFGRFKPGVISEELQDALGVTDKSLPPFIYRMRQLGYPPGWLKEAELEGSGLALYDGKDGADGETEAGEAQQNKSVTYDLSKLVNYPGFNISTPRGIPDEWRMFGSIPMQACQQKDVFANYLTSNFQAPSMRSGSKRSSSQSSPSSPKKQRKESSSAASPADMELDSDAEVPHGSPSGEAFQFQPPLPPGTPPPLPQGTPPPIFTPPLPKGTPPPTPSDSPQTRTASAAMDEDSLTLEELEEQQRRIWAALEQAESVNSDSDIPVDTPLTGNSVASSPCPNELDLPVPEGKPSEKQMPDEPEVPDTCTKKSEVEHSLSPDSEPTLLCQKEKEESIQMDSKGDALLDNGNVVSNCDISNGGSQKLLRVDSSPSAATKVHSPVPDMSKFATGITPFEFENMAESTGMYLRIRNLLKNSPRNQQKNKKASE
- the ZCCHC8 gene encoding zinc finger CCHC domain-containing protein 8 isoform X2 → MTTATRRTRMGSATRSCGSGFGSARKPSSSSAPRELKRKLNILTRPSGILVNDTKLDGPLLQILFMNNVISKQYHQEIEEFVSNLVKRFEEQQKNDVEKTSFNLLPQPSSVMLEEDHKVEESCAIKNNKEAFSVVGSVLYFTNFCLDKLGQPLLNENPQLTEGWEIPKYQQVFSHIVSLEGQEIQVKAKRPKPHCFNCGSEEHQMKDCPMPRNAARISEKRKAYLDACSETNSQNFQQRYHAEEVEERFGRFKPGVISEELQDALGVTDKSLPPFIYRMRQLGYPPGWLKEAELEGSGLALYDGKDGADGETEAGEAQQNKSVTYDLSKLVNYPGFNISTPRGIPDEWRMFGSIPMQACQQKDVFANYLTSNFQAPSMRSGSKRSSSQSSPSSPKKQRKESSSAASPADMELDSDAEVPHGSPSGEAFQFQPPLPPGTPPPLPQGTPPPIFTPPLPKGTPPPTPSDSPQTRTASAAMDEDSLTLEELEEQQRRIWAALEQAESVNSDSDIPVDTPLTGNSVASSPCPNELDLPVPEGKPSEKQMPDEPEVPDTCTKKSEVEHSLSPDSEPTLLCQKEKEESIQMDSKGDALLDNGNVVSNCDISNGGSQKLLRVDSSPSAATKVHSPVPDMSKFATGITPFEFENMAESTGMYLRIRNLLKNSPRNQQKNKKASE
- the ZCCHC8 gene encoding zinc finger CCHC domain-containing protein 8 isoform X4, yielding MNNVISKQYHQEIEEFVSNLVKRFEEQQKNDVEKTSFNLLPQPSSVMLEEDHKVEESCAIKNNKEAFSVVGSVLYFTNFCLDKLGQPLLNENPQLTEGWEIPKYQQVFSHIVSLEGQEIQVKAKRPKPHCFNCGSEEHQMKDCPMPRNAARISEKRKAYLDACSETNSQNFQQRYHAEEVEERFGRFKPGVISEELQDALGVTDKSLPPFIYRMRQLGYPPGWLKEAELEGSGLALYDGKDGADGETEAGEAQQNKSVTYDLSKLVNYPGFNISTPRGIPDEWRMFGSIPMQACQQKDVFANYLTSNFQAPSMRSGSKRSSSQSSPSSPKKQRKESSSAASPADMELDSDAEVPHGSPSGEAFQFQPPLPPGTPPPLPQGTPPPIFTPPLPKGTPPPTPSDSPQTRTASAAMDEDSLTLEELEEQQRRIWAALEQAESVNSDSDIPVDTPLTGNSVASSPCPNELDLPVPEGKPSEKQMPDEPEVPDTCTKKSEVEHSLSPDSEPTLLCQKEKEESIQMDSKGDALLDNGNVVSNCDISNGGSQKLLRVDSSPSAATKVHSPVPDMSKFATGITPFEFENMAESTGMYLRIRNLLKNSPRNQQKNKKASE
- the ZCCHC8 gene encoding zinc finger CCHC domain-containing protein 8 isoform X5 codes for the protein MKDCPMPRNAARISEKRKAYLDACSETNSQNFQQRYHAEEVEERFGRFKPGVISEELQDALGVTDKSLPPFIYRMRQLGYPPGWLKEAELEGSGLALYDGKDGADGETEAGEAQQNKSVTYDLSKLVNYPGFNISTPRGIPDEWRMFGSIPMQACQQKDVFANYLTSNFQAPSMRSGSKRSSSQSSPSSPKKQRKESSSAASPADMELDSDAEVPHGSPSGEAFQFQPPLPPGTPPPLPQGTPPPIFTPPLPKGTPPPTPSDSPQTRTASAAMDEDSLTLEELEEQQRRIWAALEQAESVNSDSDIPVDTPLTGNSVASSPCPNELDLPVPEGKPSEKQMPDEPEVPDTCTKKSEVEHSLSPDSEPTLLCQKEKEESIQMDSKGDALLDNGNVVSNCDISNGGSQKLLRVDSSPSAATKVHSPVPDMSKFATGITPFEFENMAESTGMYLRIRNLLKNSPRNQQKNKKASE